A region from the Benincasa hispida cultivar B227 chromosome 8, ASM972705v1, whole genome shotgun sequence genome encodes:
- the LOC120082496 gene encoding CBL-interacting protein kinase 5, with translation MEKKGTILMQRYELGRMLGQGTFAKVYHARNLRSGQSVAIKIIDKEKVLRVGLIDQIKREISVMRLVRHPNVVQLYEVMASKTKIYFAMEYVKGGELFNKVVKGKLKEDAARKYFQQLIGAVDYCHSRGVYHRDIKPENLLLDEFGNLKISDFGLSALAESRRQDGLLHTTCGTPAYVAPEVINKKGYDGAKADIWSSGVVLFVLLAGYLPFHDPNLMELYRKISRGEFKCPQWFPPEVRKLLSRILDPSPHTRINMAKLMENSWFKKGFKANVTTPKQLQINQDVSYMSEIHSAFDDVSSEEGSSISNTDESGKPPTPARTPMRHNSFNAFDIISLSPGFDLSGLFESDVNERPQTRFTTTKPASAIVSKFEEIAEMERFKVMKKDGIVKLQGSKQGRKGQLTIDAEIFEVTPSFFVVEVKKTAGDTLEYRQFYNKDMRPCLKDIVWTWEGNEQQQQQQQPQSQTV, from the exons ATGGAGAAAAAGGGTACTATTTTAATGCAAAGGTACGAACTTGGGAGAATGCTTGGACAAGGCACTTTTGCAAAAGTCTACCATGCTCGTAATCTCAGGTCTGGCCAGAGCGTGGCCATTAAAATCATTGACAAAGAGAAAGTTCTACGTGTTGGGTTGATCGACCAAATCAAAAGGGAAATCTCTGTCATGCGCCTTGTTCGCCATCCCAATGTGGTGCAGCTTTATGAGGTTATGGCTAGTAAGACCAAGATCTATTTTGCTATGGAGTATGTCAAAGGTGGGGAGCTTTTCAATAAAGTGGTTAAAGGAAAGCTTAAAGAAGATGCTGCTCGTAAGTACTTTCAACAGCTTATTGGTGCTGTTGATTATTGTCATAGCCGTGGTGTGTATCATAGAGATATCAAGCCTGAAAATCTCCTTCTTGATGAGTTTGGGAATCTCAAGATTTCGGATTTTGGGTTGAGTGCTTTGGCTGAATCTAGGAGACAAGATGGCCTTCTTCATACAACTTGTGGTACTCCCGCTTATGTTGCCCCTGAAGTCATCAACAAGAAAG GTTATGATGGTGCTAAAGCTGATATTTGGTCATCTGGGGTTGTCCTGTTTGTTCTTCTTGCTGGTTATCTCCCTTTCCACGATCCAAATCTAATGGAATTGTACAGAAAAATCTCAAGAGGAGAATTCAAATGCCCTCAATGGTTTCCCCCAGAAGTTCGGAAACTGCTATCAAGAATCCTGGATCCAAGTCCTCACACCAGAATAAACATGGCCAAACTCATGGAAAATTCCTGGTTCAAGAAGGGTTTCAAAGCAAATGTAACAACTCCAAAACAACTTCAAATAAACCAAGACGTGTCGTATATGAGCGAAATTCATTCTGCTTTCGACGACGTTAGTTCAGAAGAAGGAAGCTCTATTAGTAACACAGATGAGAGTGGAAAGCCACCAACACCAGCTAGAACCCCAATGAGACATAATTCCTTCAATGCATTTGACATCATATCTCTCTCACCAGGTTTTGATCTCTCAGGTTTGTTTGAGAGTGACGTGAATGAGAGGCCGCAAACACGTTTCACAACAACGAAACCGGCTTCGGCGATCGTGTCGAAGTTCGAAGAAATAGCCGAAATGGAAAGGTTCAAGGTGATGAAGAAAGATGGGATTGTGAAACTACAAGGGAGTAAACAGGGGAGGAAAGGACAATTGACTATTGATGCTGAGATATTTGAAGTAACACCTTCTTTTTTTGTGGTGGAAGTGAAGAAAACTGCTGGAGACACATTGGAATATAGGCAATTTTACAACAAAGACATGAGACCTTGCCTCAAGGATATTGTATGGACTTGGGAAGGAAAtgagcagcagcagcagcaacaacaaccacaatcacAAACTGTTTAG